The sequence TTGCCGTCGACCACCGTTTCGTTCCCGCCGCAGTGTTCACGCACCCGCAGATCGCGTCGGTCGGCCTGACCGAGACGCAGGCACGCGATCTCGGGTTGGACATCACGGTGAAAGTGCAGGCCTACGGTGACGTCGCCTACGGCTGGGCGATGGAGGACACCACGGGTTTCTGCAAGCTGATCGCCGAGCGCGGCAGTGGCCGCCTGCTGGGGTGCCACATCCTCGGGCCGCAGGCGCCCACCGTCATCCAACCCGTCATCCAGGCGATGTCGTTCGGCCTCAACGCATCCGACATGGCTCATGGACAGTACTGGATTCATCCGGCGATGCCCGAGGTGCTCGAGAACGCCCTGCTCGGTCTCGAGATCTAGCGCGATCGATGGTGCCCTGCGATTTCCGCTCCGGCGCGTAGGATCTCGGCATGGCGATCGTGAACCGGGACTTCGTGGGGCGTCGCGACCGAGATGCCGGCCGACTCCCACCGGGTCAGTACCGGACCTTCGACTTCCCGGTGTTGTCGGCCGAACCCACACCGGCGATCCCGCTGGATGGCTGGTCGTTGACCATGCAGTCGTCGGATCACCGGGCGCACACGTGGACCTGGGCGCAGTTCCAGGACCTGCCGCACGAGGAGATCGTCACCGACATCCATTGCGTGACCCGCTGGTCCAAGTTCGAGACACGCTGGCGTGGTGTCTCTTTCGACACCATCATGAACAATCTGCCCTGGCCGGGCGACAGTCATGTGATGGCGCACTGCCACGGTGGCTACACGACCAACCTGGCCGTGGCAGACCTCGTCTCGGGCCGGGGATGGATCGCCGATTCCTACGACGGTGAACCTCTGCCGGCCGAACACGGTGGCCCGGCGCGATTGTTGGTGCCGCATCTCTATTTCTGGAAGAGCGCCAAATGGGTGCGCCGACTTCGGTTCATGTCGGATGACGCCCCTGGGTTCTGGGAGAGCCGCGGCTACCACATGCACGGCGACCCCTGGACCGAGCAGCGGTACTCATGAGTGAGTGGCAGGTGACCACGGTCCTTTCGGACGTCCGTCACAGCACGAGCGCACGATCGCTGCGTCTCGGTCTCGCCGAGCCGTTCCGGGGACTGCCGGGCCAGCATGTCGACATCCGCCTGACCGCGGAGGACGGCTACTCGACCGCGCGCACCTACTCGTTGTCCGATGTCCGGGAGGCCAGGACGATCGAGGTCACGGTCGAACGCGCGGAGGACGGTGAGGTGTCGCCCTACCTGGTCGACGTCGTCGAGGTGGGCGAGCCGCTCGAGGTGACGCGTGCGCACGGTGGCTGGTTCACCTGGGACGGGCAGGACCCACGGCCGGTGCAGCTGATCGCCGGCGGCTCCGGGCTCGCACCGTTGATGGCGATGATCCGCAATCGAGAGATCGCCGCGCCGATGGTGCCGTTCAATCTGGTGTACTCGCTGCGGTCGCCGGATCGGCTCCTGTTTGCCGATGAGCTCCGACAACTCGCGCGGCTGCGACGGATGCCGGTGCATCTGACCTACTCACGCGAGGCCCCCGCCGACGATGTGCGCCCGGTCGGCCGACTGACCGGGGACGAGCTTTCGGGATTGACCATCGGGCCCGACCGGCAACCAACCGTGTTCATCTGCGGGCCCAACGGTTTCGTCGAACAGTGCGCGGCGGCCATGGTCGCGGCCAGGCACGAACCCGGACGGATACGCACCGAACGCTTCGGGTGACCCGGGCGTGTCAGAACATCGCTGATCGCAGGGCGATCTCACTCGCCAACGCCGCAGCAGCGTTCTGCGGGATCCAGTGGTCGACGCCCGGCAACTCGCAGAACCGATAGTCGGAGTATGCATAGCGGCCGCTCAGCTCGGCCTGCTCGCGTCCCAGTGCGGTGTCGCCGTCGCCCCACACCATCGTCGTGGGGATCTCGACGGCCGGGCAGGCAAGGGTCTCGGCGATGTTGCCGGTGAAATTGGCGCGGTACCAGTTGAGCGGCCCGGTCAGTGCCCCCGGCTCCATCAACGGCTTGAGCTCGTCGGCGGTGACGCCGGCACGTCGCAACAGCACGCCGTTGCGCGCCAACAACTTCTCCTCGGCGTCGTCGGCGATGAAATCCTTGATGTACGAGGACTTCTCCCGCTGGTCGCTCGAGGTCAGCGCGTCCCGCATCGCCGACGGGTGTCCGGTGCTCGCCGCGACGAGGCTGGTGAAACGGTCCAGGTGTTTGGCCGCGAGATGCCACGCGACGATGCCACCCCAGTCGTGTCCGACCACCATCGCATACTGGACGCCGAGCACGTCGAGGACGCCGAGGGCGTCACCGACGAGTTCGGACAGTCGGTAGGCGTCGGTTCCCACTGGCCGCGCGCCGGGGCTGTAGCCCCGCTGATCGAAGACGATCGTGCGCAGGCCGCTCTCGTGCAGTCGCGGGACCACGGTGTCGAAGCACGAGCTGTTGACCGGGAATCCGTGCAGGAGCAGCACCCATTTGCCGTCCTCGGGTCCGCCGATCCGGACGTCGAATGTGTGTTCCCCGACCCTCACCGCATGCTGTTGCGTCTCCACCGGCCCAGGATAGGCGAGATCCGACGGTTCGGGCTCTGGCGCGGGTCAATCGAGGCGATGGGTGATGACGGGCGACCGGGGGTCGGCGCCCTTCTCGATGATCGCCTCGAGGGCCGCCATGTCGAGGTGTTCACCGACGAGATCTGCCATGAGGTCCACCTGGACGTGTCGAATCCGGTCGACGACGGTGTCGGTGGCCACGACGAAGCCGGTGACCGCCCGTTGCTCGGCGACCTGGCGGAGCAGATCGCGCCGGAACGCGTCGGAGGCGAGCAGTCCGTGCCAGTGTGTGCCGCGCACGGCGCCGCGCACCGCACCCTCGGGACCATTCTCCGCATCGGTGATCCAGGGCTGTTCCCGCGATGACCGCACGCGGCCGTGATGGATCTCGTAGCCGCTGATCGGCAGGCCCGCACCGATTCCGGTCACCTGACGGAGTATCTTGCCCGGTTCGAACCCGATCTCGAGGTCGAGAAGGCCGAGCCCCTCGACCGGACCGACTCCCGACTCCACCGGATCGTCGATGCGGCGGCCGAGCATCTGGAAGCCGCCGCAGATCCCGATCACCGGTCCCCCACGCCGTGCCCGGGCGACCACGGCGTCGGCGAGTCCCCGGCTCCGCAGCCACGCGAGATCCGACACCGTCGCGCGAGTCCCCGGCAGTACCACCAGGTCCGCCGACGTCACGCTCGCCGCATCGTCGACCCAGGTCACGTCGACGCCGGGCTCACAGCCCAGGGCCTCCACATCCGTCGTGTTGGACACCCGGGCAGTCGGATCGCGGCTACCGAGAGGCGAACGCCTCCCGGGTCGGCGGCGTCGTGGTCGGGCGGGCCGACCCGACGCCCCACCGGAGCGGCGAGCGAATCCTCGGCGTCGATCCAGAGATCGGACCGGTACGGGATCACCCCGAGGGTCGGTCGTCCGGTCAGTCCCCGGAGCTGGTCGAGTCCCGGCTCGAGGATCGCCGGATCGCCCCGGAACTTGTTGATCACGTATCCCGCGACGAGGTGCTGGTCGTCGGCGTCGAGCACAGCCGTCGTGCCGAAGAGGTGTGCGAGGGAACCGCCACGGTCGATGTCGCTCACCACGATGACGGGGAGCTCCGCCGAGCGGGCCAGACCCATGTTCGCGATGTCGGTCGAGCGCAGATTGATCTCGGCGACCGAACCGGCACCCTCACAGATCACGACGTCGAATTCGTCTCGGAGCGAAGCGAGTTCGTCGGCCACGATCCCCACCAGGCGAGCCCGCCACGCGTGATAGTCGCGGGCACCGACGTCACCCGCGGGTTGCCCGCGCACCACCACGTGGGAACGGCGATCGCTACCGGGCTTGAGCAGGACCGGGTTGAACCGGGTCGACGGGTCCAGCCCGCATGCGAACGCTTGCAGCGCCTGGGCACGCCCGATCTCACCGCCGTCGAGCGTGACCACGGAATTGTTCGACATGTTCTGCGCCTTGAACGGCGCGACGCGCATCCCCTGCCTGGTCAGGAGGCGGCACAGCCCCGCGACGATCAGGCTCTTGCCGGCGTCGGAACTGGTGCCGCCGACCAGCAATGCACCCTTCACTCCGGTGGCGTCACTCGTCGGGCAGAGTGAGGATCTCCGCGCCGTTCTCCGTCACCACAAGCGTGTGCTCGAACTGGGCGGTCCACTTCTTGTCCGTGGTCGCGACCGTCCAGCCGTCATCCCAGATCTCGTAGCCGAGACCGCCGAGATTGATCATCGGCTCGATCGTGAACACCATGCCCGGCTCGATGACGGTATCGACGTCGGGCTGGTCGTAATGGAGGATCACCAGCCCGTTGTGAAACGTCTCGCCGATGCCGTGTCCGGTGAAGTCGCGCACCACGTTGTATCCGAAGCGGTTCGCGTACGCCTCGATGACCCGCCCGATCACGTTCAGCTCGCGCCCGGGCTTCACCGCCTTGATCGCGCGCTCGGTGGCGGTGCGCGTGCGCTCGACGAGGTCGGCCGCCTCGGTGGAGACGTCACCGGCGAGGAAGGTCGCGTTGGTGTCGCCGTGCACGCCGTCGATGTAGGCGGTCACGTCGATGTTGACGATGTCACCGTCGGAGATCACCGTCGAATCCGGGATCCCATGACAGATGATCTCGTTGAGCGAGGTGCAGCACGATTTGGGAAAACCCTTGTAACCCAACGTCGACGGGTAGGCGCCGTGGTCGATCATGTAGTCGTGGGCGATCCGGTCCAACTCGTCGGTGGTCACACCGGGAGCCACCGCGGCGCCCGCGTGCGCAAGTGCGTTGGCGGCGATCTTGCTCGCCAGTCGCATCTTCTCGATGGTCTCCGCGGACTGCACCCACGGTTCGTTTCCCTCGTTCGCCGTGGGTTTCCATGCGTATTCGGGACGCTCGATCGAGTCGGGAACCGGTCGGGTCGGCGACACGGTGCCAGGCCGCAGGGCAGCGCGAACAGTCATGCACCCAGCTTATCCAGACCTCGCGTCCGAGGTGAACGCCACCGCACGAGTCCCGGAACGGCGACAGCTCACCGGCGCGAACTAAGGTGAGACTCAGTCGACTGGGTGCGGAGGGTGAGCGATGCGGGTGAGCAGGTGACGAGGATGCGCAGGATGCTGCGGCCGCTCCTCGTCGTGGTCGTGCTGCTGCTGGCGGGTTCGTCGACCACGGCATGCTTCGTCGAACCGATCGAGCAGACGCCAGGGTCCGAATCCGTCGACCCCACGGCACACCTGCGCAATGGGCCCCAGACCGCCGAACTGCCCGAACGCGACGTGCGCCCCGTCGCCGACGATCCCACGCCGTCGCTGCCGACCACGGTGAACTCCGTCCGCTACGGCGAGGTCACCGTTCGCGACACCGGCCGCATCATCGCCGTCGACATCAACGGAACCCTCGGCAGCATCGTCTTCTCACTGGGTCTGGGCTCGCGTGTCGTCGGGCGGGACACGTCGACGGCGTTCCCCGCGGCCGCACGGCTGCCGGTGGTCACCAATCGTGGCCACAGTCTCGACGCAGAGGCGGTACTGGCGCTCGACCCCAGTGTGCTGCTCGTCGACGAGAACACCGTCCCCGCCGCGGCCGTCGATCAGATCCGCGATTCGGGTGTCACCGTCGTGGCGTTCCCAGGGACCCGCAGTCTCCGGTCCAACGACGCGCTGATCCGCTCGGTCGCGGGTGCGCTCGGAGTCCCCCGCCCGGGCGAGCAACTCGTCTCGCGGACCGACGCCGAGGTCGCCGCGGCCCAGCGCCGGGTCCCCTCACCGTCGGGTGACCCGACCATGGCCTTCGTCTACATCCGGGGTCGCAACCTGATCCTGCTGGCCGGACCCGGCTCCGGTGCCGACGACCTCATCACCAGCCTGGGCGGCCGAGACGCCGGGGCCGAGGCCGATCTCACCGGAGCCTTCACGGCGATCAGCGCCGAGGCGATGATCAAGGCCGATCCCAACGTGATCATGGTGATGACCCAGGGCGCCGACACGGTCGGCGGCCTCGACGGCGTGCTGAGCCTGCCGGGGATCGCCGAGACCGACGCAGGCCGTAACGGACGGGTGGTCCAGATGGACGAGACGAAGATCCTCGCCTTCGGCCCCGACGTCGGCGAGGTGATCGGCTCCCTCGCCGGGGCGATCTACACATGAGTGCCCCGACCACGCCGCGGAAGCCCCCGGCCACGACGCGCGACCGCCGCACCCGACATCGCACCCGCAACATCACCGTCGTCTCGGTCATGGTGATCGCGACCGCGGCACTGATCGTCGTCTCGGCAGGTGTCGGCAAGGTGGCGGTCCCGCCGATCGAGGTGCTCGGCAGCCTCGCCCATCACTTCCATCTGGACATCGGACCGCTTCCCTCCCATCCCAACGGCGAAGGGGCCCTGTGGAACGTACGATTCCCGCGCATCGTTCTGGGCCTGCTCGTGGGTGCGGCTCTCGGCGCCGGCGGCTGCCTGCTCCAGGGCGTACTGGCGAATCCGCTGGCCGAGCCGGGCATCATCGGGGTGTCGTCGGGAGCCGCCGTCGGCGCGTGTCTGATGATCGTGCTCGGCGGCGGGATGACCAACGACTGGGCGTTGGCGGGTGCGGCCTTCGTGTTCGGCCTGTTCACCGCCGCGGCCGTCTATCTGTTGTCGCTACGGGACGGCTCGACGTCGGCGATCATGCTGGTGCTGACGGGAATCGCGGTCAACGCGTTCGCCCTGGGCATCATCGCCTACCTCACCTTCGTCGCCTCCACCGCCGCACGCGAGCAGATCGTGTTCTGGCAGCTGGGGTCGCTCGCCGGGGCCACCTGGGACGAGGTCTGGGTGTCCGCACCACTCATCGTCGCCGCGATCGCGGCGGCGCTGGTCCTGGTCCACAAACTCGACCTGCTCGCGCTGGGCGAGATACAGGCGGCCTCCCTCGGCGTCAACGTGGAAGTCGTCCGGCGACAGGTCATCGTGCTGGTGTCCATCCTGACCGCGGCCGCGGTGGCCTTCTCCGGGATCATCATGTTCGTCGGCCTCGTCGTACCGCACGTGATGCGGCTGATCGTCGGTCCGCGACATGCGATCCTGCTGCCGACCAGCGTGGTGGGCGGCGCGCTCGTCATCACCGCAGCGGACCTGGCGGCGCGCACCATGCTCGGTGACGCCGACCTCCCGCTCGGCATGTTCACCTCCCTGATCGGCGGGCCGGTCTTCTTCATCCTGCTGCGACGCAGCAGGCACGCCGGGGCGGGGTGGTGAGCACCGTGGCGGAAGCGACCGACGGCGTGATCGCCGAGAACATCACCGTGACCCTCGGCGGCCGTCACGTGGTGGAGGATGTGTCGCTGCGCGTCGACCCTGGTTCTCTCCTCGCGCTCGTGGGGCCCAACGGGTGCGGCAAATCCACATTGCTGTCGGTCCTCGCGGGACTACGCCGTCCGGATCGCGGCACGGTCCGGATCGGCGATCGGCTGGTCTCCAAGGCGTCCTCGACCGAACTGGCCCGGCTGCGATCCTTTGTGACGCAACACAATCGCACCGACACCCCGTTCACGGTCGTCGAAGTGGTCGAGATGGGCCGGTTTCCCTGGCTGCGCACTCCGCACGCCGCCGAGTCGCCCGAGATCATCGACGACGCGCTGCGCGCATGCGATCTGGGAGACATCACCGACCGCCCGTTCACGCAGCTCTCCGGTGGCCAGCAGGCCCGCGTGTCGATCGCCCGGGCACTCGCCCAGCGCACGCCCGTCATGCTGCTCGACGAACCGACCGCCGCCCTCGACATCCACCATCAGGAATCGGTGCTCGACATCCTGCGGGCCGCCCGCGACGACGGGGGCGCCGTTCTGCTGGTGGTGCATGATCTCTCGCTGGCGGCCGCCTACGCCGACCGGGTCGCACTGATGAAGGACGGCCGCCTGCTCGCCACCGGCCCGACTCGCGATGTGATGACGGCCCGGTTGCTGTCCGAGACCTACGATCATCCGGTCGAGATCTGGGATCACCCGGCGTCGGGCCAACCGATCGTGGTGCCCCGCCGGACCTGACCCGTACCGCCGGTCACGACCGGGCGGTGGCGGCGTATCCGGGCGGCAACGAGGCGAACATGTCCCGGGTGACGGCGACCGCGTTGTTGGAATCGCCGCCCCGCACCACCAGCGTCGCGAACGCGAGGTCGCCTCGGTAACCGGCGAACCACGCATGTGACCCGCCGGCGAACTCCGCCTCACCGGTCTTGCCCAGGATGTCACCCTGGCCGGCGATCACGGTGCCGGTGCCCTGTTGGACGACAGCCCGCATCATCGGTCGCAGCTCCGACACCACCGAAGGGTCCAGCGACGGTTGCGGCCCCTCGACCTTTGTCGGCTTACCGAGGATCAGTTGCGGTACCGGAGCCTTGCCGTTGTGCGCCACGGTCGCCGCCACCAGCGCGAGGCCGAGCGGGCTGACAAGGACCTTGCCCTGCCCGAAGCCGTCCTCGGTGCGCGCCACCAACTCCGGGGCGATCGGCACCGACCCGGAGACAGCGGTGAGTCCGGCGATGTCGTAGTGCTGACCGATTCCCATCGACGCGGCCGTGTGCGCCAGATCCGATGGCCCCATCTCGCTGGCCAGCTTGGCGAACGTCGTGTTGCAGGAACTGGCGAAGGCCTGCAACATCGGCACGGTCCCCAGCGAGAACCGGTCGTAGTTGGGGATACGACGTGGCCCGATCTCGATCTCGCCCGGGCACGGCACCATGGTGCCCGGATGAGCGAGATTCCGGCTGATGGCCGCGGCTGCCGTGACCATCTTGAACGTCGAGCCGGGCGGATAGAGCCCCGCGGTTGCGATCGGTCCGTCGCGATCGGCCGACTTGTTCTGCGCGACGGCGAGGATGTGCCCGGTCGACGGCTGGATCACCACCATCGCCACCTGGAAGCGGTTGGTGGCATCGACCGCACGCTGCGCTGCCGTCTGCACTTGCCGGGACAGGCTCAGCGAGACTGCAGGCGCCGGCCTCGCCGCGTGGTCGGCGAGCACGTCGGCATCGAGTCCGTTCGGGTTGACCGTGACCACCCGCCAACCGGCCCGCCCGTCGACCTCGCTGTCGACCACCTTTTTGACATCGGTGAGCAGGGCGGGCGCGAAATCCGGGTTCTTCGGCACCAACTCGGCCTGTTCATTGTGTTCGACCCCCGGGATCGCCAACCGGTCGCGGAGCCGATCGAAATCACGCTGAGACAGCCGGGTGATGGGATATGCCCCACCACCCGCGGTGGATTCCTCGGCGATCTTCTGCGCCGACAGCGACGGATCGAGTGGTTTGAGCACCGACACGAGCTGGGTCACCGAATCCGCCACAGAGCCGCCGGCCGCAGCGGCCTGCGCATCGAAGTTGATGCCGACGACGGTGCCGTTGACCATCACCTCCGACCCGTCGGACTCGTTCACGGTCGCTCGTGGCGCAGCCGTGGTCCGCAGCGAAAGCCGTTGGTTGGCACCGAGGTCGGGGTGGATGTCGGTCGACATCCACCGCACTCCCCACCCGGCGTCGGACCGGATCATCGCGATGCGCCCCGGATAACTCCATTCACGCCCGCCCGGCAGCTCCCAGCGGTAGGTGACGTCGATGTCCGCGGTGTCGCCGGAGACCTGCGCCCTGCCCGTACTGAAAGTCAGCTTCTCGGCCGAGATGCCCTTCCAGGCGGCTTCGAGATCGGTACGCGCCTGTTGTTCATCGTCGGTGAGCTGCGCGGCGGCAGCGGTGTCGTGGGCACCATACGCAGTCAGGAACCGCTCGACGGCCTGCCGGGGCCCGTCGTCGGCCGTGGAGCAACCGGCCACACCGAGGACAACGAGAGCACTCACCGACACACAGGTCACGCTGATCACACGCCGTCTCATCTGCCACATCGGGTTCGATGATATGGCGTGTACGACCGGAATCCGTTGCGCCACGCGCTACGCGCCGTGAAGAGACTGCACCGCACGCTGGGGCGGATGCTCGGGCGGTCCCCGGTCAGTCGACCAGAACGGTCGCGAAGGTCCCCACCTCACTGAACCCGACCTGCCGGTAGACCTCGCGCGCGGGGAGATTGAAGCTGTTGACGTACAGGCTCGGCGTGCGGCCATACGAGATGATCGCCGCCGCGACCGCCGCGGTCCCGGCGGCCCCCAGCCCCTCACCGCGCCGGTGCGGAGCAACCCAAACGCCTTGAATCTGTCCCACTCTCCTTGAGAGCGAACCGATCTCGGCCTTGAACACGACCTCGCCGCGGTCGAAACGGGCGAATACGCGCTGGGCGCTGACCAGTGACGCCAGCCGCCTGCGGTACGAGCGGCCGCCGTCACCGGCACACGGGTCGACGCCGACCTCACCGATGAACATGTCGACGGCGGCCGGGAGATAGACGTCGAGATCGTCGAGCGTCACCAGCCGCACCAGCGGATCCGGCGCGACGACGGGCGTGTCGGTGAGCGCCATCAGCGGCTGATCGTCGCGCACCTCACGGGCAGGGCCCCAGCACGGCTGTACGCGATCCCAAAACGGCAGCACCAGCTCCGCCCGGCCGACGATCGAGGAGCAGATGCGCGGCGCCGATGCCGCGCGGTCGGCAAAAGCCTCCATGTCATGGGTGGAGCCGGCGAGTGGGATCAGGTTGGCCCCGGAGAAGCACAGCGACGTCGTCGGGTCACCGATGGTCCAGAGCTCTCCACCGAGCAGCCGAGGATTGATGCCGTGTGTCTCGAAGCGAGCCGCCACCATGCACATCGCCACCGGGTCTGCCGCCATGGCGCGCTCGACCACCGGCGCATCACGAGCGCCGAGGGGGCGGTCACCCAGTAGCTTCAGCACCACCGCTCCTCTGCAATAGTCATGCAGGGCACGACCTCCGGCTCCGGCGCCGTCGGCGTGGCCGCTCCGCCGGCGTCAGCTGACCGTGACGACCGGGGAACCCACTTCCCTGTCCCCATCAGTGTCACCCGACTCGCCTGCGATCCGCAGCGCTTCTTCGATCAAGGTCTCGACGATCTCGGCCTCGGGCACGGTCTTGATGACCTCGCCCTTGACGAAGATCTGTCCCTTGCCGTTGCCTGACGCGACACCGAGATCGGCCTCGCGGGCCTCCCCGGGACCGTTGACGACACAACCCATCACGGCGACCCGCAGCGGGACCTCCATGCCCTCGAGACCCGCGGTGACCGCGTCTGCGAGCTTGTAGACGTCGACTTGGGCGCGCCCGCACGACGGGCACGAGACGATCTCGAGTTTGCGTGGCCGCAGGTTGAGCGACTGCAGGATCTGATCGCCGACCTTGACCTCCTCGGCCGGCGGCGCCGACAGCGAGACGCGGATGGTGTCGCCGATGCCTTCGGAGAGCAGCGCACCGAACGCCACCGCGGACTTGATGGTGCCCTGGAAGGCGGGTCCGGCCTCGGTGACCCCGAGATGCAGCGGATAGTCGCACTGCGCGGCCAGTTGCCGGTACGCCTCGACCATGACCACCGGGTCGTTGTGCTTCACGGAGATCTTGATGTCACCGAAGCCGTGTTCCTCGAACAGTCCGGCCTCCCAGAGCGCCGACTCGACGAGGGCCTCCGGGGTGGCCTTGCCGTACTTCTTCAGCAGGCGGGGATCGAGGGAGCCGGCGTTGACGCCGATCCGGATCGGGATCCCGGCGTCCTTCGCGGCATGCGCGACCTCCTTCACCCGACCGTCGAACTCCTTGATGTTGCCGGGGTTGACGCGGACGGCCGCACATCCCGCGTCGATGGCCGCGAAGATGTATTTCGGCTGGAAGTGGATGTCGGCGATCACCGGGATCTTGCTCTTCTTGGCGATCACCGGCAACGCCTCGGCGTCCTCGGGACGCGGGCAGGCCACTCGCACGATGTCACAACCCGACGCGGTCAGCTCGGCGATCTGCTGCAGCGTCGCGTTGATGTCGTGGGTCTTGGTGGTGGTCATCGACTGCACCGAGATCGGGTGGTCGCTCCCCACGCCGACCTGACCGACCTGGATCTGACGTGTCCTGCGCCGGGGCGCCAACACGGGCGGCGGGCCGGCGGGCATACCGAGCCCGACCGCGAGCGCGTCTCCGGGAGTTGCTGGGGTGTTCATCTCGTTCACCTCGAATGACGAAGGGGCTGTGTGTTCGACGGCCGGGCCGGCTATTTGAAGAGTTGGATCGGGTTGACGATGTCGGCGGTGAGCGTCAGGACCATGAACCCGCCCATGATGATCACCACCGCGTAGGTGATCGGCATGAGCCTGAGGTAGTCGACGGGTCCGCCCGCGGCGCGACCGAACCATCCGCGCACCGTGTTGCGGGCCTTCTCGTAGCCGACGATGGCCATGTGCCCACCATCCAACGGTAGTAGCGGTACGAGGTTGAACAACCCGAGGAAGAAGTTGATGCTGATCAGCAACAACAGGAAGGTGCTCCAGGCGCCCCGCTCGACCGCCTGACCACCCAGCACCGACGCGCCGTAGACGCTGACCGGGGTGTCCATCGAACGCTCGCCACCGGTGACCGCCGTCCACAGAGCGCTGATCTTCGACGGCATCGACAGCAGGGCGTCCCAGGTGGCCACGAACAGGTCCCCGGTGAAAGCGAACGACGCGGGTATCACCGCGAGTCCGTCGTAGTGGTTGATGGCCGGCGGCGGATCGAAGGTGATGCCCACCTTGCGGGTCTGCTCGGTCTCGGTGGTTCCGTCCGCGTTGTTGACCACGACGGTCGACGGCTGCGGATCGATGGTGAACTCGCGCTGCTCGGTGCCACCGTCGACGGTCCGCTCGACCGTGAGGGACACCGGGCCGCCGGTGTCGCCGATCTGCTTCGAGACCGCCGCGTAGTCCGACACCGAGGTGCCGTTGACCGCGACGATCGTGTCGCCCGCCATCAGACCGGCGGCACCGGCAGGTCCGGTACCACCGCACGGGGTGGACACCGGATCCTTGTCCGGGTAGTAGGTCGTGGTGGCCGGTACGC is a genomic window of Gordonia sp. SID5947 containing:
- a CDS encoding site-2 protease family protein, producing the protein MSFALGVVLFAAALVLSVAWHECGHMWAAQATGMKVRRYFVGFGPTLWSTRRGETEYGVKALPLGGFCDIAGMTPYDEIAAEDRPRAMYLQKPWKRLVVLAAGPAQNFVLGFLLVVIVGAIFGLPNISQDPVPATVSKVTCVPATTTYYPDKDPVSTPCGGTGPAGAAGLMAGDTIVAVNGTSVSDYAAVSKQIGDTGGPVSLTVERTVDGGTEQREFTIDPQPSTVVVNNADGTTETEQTRKVGITFDPPPAINHYDGLAVIPASFAFTGDLFVATWDALLSMPSKISALWTAVTGGERSMDTPVSVYGASVLGGQAVERGAWSTFLLLLISINFFLGLFNLVPLLPLDGGHMAIVGYEKARNTVRGWFGRAAGGPVDYLRLMPITYAVVIIMGGFMVLTLTADIVNPIQLFK
- a CDS encoding GNAT family N-acetyltransferase produces the protein MLKLLGDRPLGARDAPVVERAMAADPVAMCMVAARFETHGINPRLLGGELWTIGDPTTSLCFSGANLIPLAGSTHDMEAFADRAASAPRICSSIVGRAELVLPFWDRVQPCWGPAREVRDDQPLMALTDTPVVAPDPLVRLVTLDDLDVYLPAAVDMFIGEVGVDPCAGDGGRSYRRRLASLVSAQRVFARFDRGEVVFKAEIGSLSRRVGQIQGVWVAPHRRGEGLGAAGTAAVAAAIISYGRTPSLYVNSFNLPAREVYRQVGFSEVGTFATVLVD
- the ispG gene encoding flavodoxin-dependent (E)-4-hydroxy-3-methylbut-2-enyl-diphosphate synthase, whose product is MNTPATPGDALAVGLGMPAGPPPVLAPRRRTRQIQVGQVGVGSDHPISVQSMTTTKTHDINATLQQIAELTASGCDIVRVACPRPEDAEALPVIAKKSKIPVIADIHFQPKYIFAAIDAGCAAVRVNPGNIKEFDGRVKEVAHAAKDAGIPIRIGVNAGSLDPRLLKKYGKATPEALVESALWEAGLFEEHGFGDIKISVKHNDPVVMVEAYRQLAAQCDYPLHLGVTEAGPAFQGTIKSAVAFGALLSEGIGDTIRVSLSAPPAEEVKVGDQILQSLNLRPRKLEIVSCPSCGRAQVDVYKLADAVTAGLEGMEVPLRVAVMGCVVNGPGEAREADLGVASGNGKGQIFVKGEVIKTVPEAEIVETLIEEALRIAGESGDTDGDREVGSPVVTVS